In a genomic window of Canis lupus dingo isolate Sandy chromosome 35, ASM325472v2, whole genome shotgun sequence:
- the ZNF165 gene encoding LOW QUALITY PROTEIN: zinc finger protein 165 (The sequence of the model RefSeq protein was modified relative to this genomic sequence to represent the inferred CDS: deleted 1 base in 1 codon), with translation MPHFTVESDLIHPSAVLYSYRRFSLLLEDVQIPKQGFSHKPKCTLFFFPRVPVHAHGQEIFRRKVVPSGPVLSVHLQPVDPNALHGSSAPLLLDRDKESENNGSVPKLDICEKIESQRILSGRISGFMSEGSAEPQDICKSAGRLKRQWEKESGGSQRPSSSQDGGYNKILTHKNILTGEIGHDRCERSLNLNSSELVHQKTCKHSTYDQNFKWNPDFIKHQRIYAGERIHQYGKSLKSPNLIKHAAIFNGEKTHQCNECGKAFRHSSKLIRHQRIHTGERPYECSECRKGFEGSSDLIRHQRIHPGERPFECKECGRAFSLNSHLILHQRIHTREKPYERSKCGKTFRVGSHLIRHLRIHTGDKPYECSECGRAFSQSSHLRQHQRIHKRENLLM, from the exons ATGCCACATTTTACAGTTGAATCAGACTTAATCCATCCTTCTGCAGTTTTGTATTCCTACAGGAGGTTCTCTTTACTTTTGGAAGATGTTCAAATCCCCAAACAAGGATTCTCTCACAAGCCAAAatgtactctatttttttttcctcggGTTCCAGTCCATGCACATGGACAAGAGATATTCAGGAGAAAGGTGGTACCTTCTGGACCAGTACTTAGTGTCCACTTGCAGCCAGTGGACCCCAATGCCCTTCATGGTTCTTCAGCACCCCTTCTTCTGGACCGTG ataagGAAAGTGAAAACAATGGATCTGTGCCAAAGTTGGACATTTGTGAAAAAATTGAATCACAAAGAATTCTATCAGGAAGAATTTCAGGATTCATGTCGGAAGGATCTGCTGAGCCTCAAGACATCTGTAAGTCTGCAGGCAGGTTAAAGAGGCAGTGG GAAAAAGAATCAGGAGGGTCTCAGAGACCATCATCTTCTCAGGATGGAGGTTATAATAAAATCCTTACCCACAAAAATATACTTACAGGTGAAATTGGCCATGATAGATGTGAGAGAAGCTTAAACCTAAATTCAAGTGAATTGGTACACCAGAAAACTTGTAAACACAGTACCTATGACCAAAATTTCAAATGGAATCCAGATTTTATTAAGCATCAAAGAATTTATGCTGGAGAAAGAATTCACCAATATGGAAAATCTCTCAAGAGCCCAAACCTTATTAAACATGCAGCAATTTTTAATGGGGAGAAAACCCACCAGTGTAATGAGTGTGGGAAAGCTTTCAGACATAGCTCAAAGCTTATCAGGCATCAGAGAAtccacactggagaaaggccCTATGAATGTAGTGAGTGTAGGAAAGGCTTTGAGGGGAGCTCAGATCTTATTAGACACCAGAGAATTCACCCTGGGGAAAGACCCTTTGAATGCAAAGAATGTGGGAGAGCATTCAGTCTGAACTCACATCTTATCCtgcatcagagaattcacaccagagagaaaccctatgaacgTAGTAAATGTGGGAAAACCTTCAGAGTGGGCTCACACCTCATTCGACATCTGAGAATCCACACTGGAGACAAACCCTATGAATGCAGTGAGTGTGGAAGAGCCTTCAGTCAGAGTTCCCACCTTCGTCAACACCAAAGAATTCACAAGAGGGAAAACCTGTTAATGTAA